A single genomic interval of Daucus carota subsp. sativus chromosome 1, DH1 v3.0, whole genome shotgun sequence harbors:
- the LOC108219350 gene encoding uncharacterized protein LOC108219350, whose amino-acid sequence MDNTTRFILDIMDAEEEEEEQQTRMRMNAAYLHNQREKENFISYHGGSTMNHRVIDRNREEGHVRLQRTDAVGIRGMSSLQKVTAALRMLAYGTTADAVDDYVRIAENEQRGFPGMLASIDCMHWKWKNCPTGWQGMYTGHVHEPTIILEAIASKDLWIWHAFFGLPWSLNDINVLDRSHLFEEYAEGSGPEVRYTINGHEYNMSYYLADGIYPSWLTFVKTIPKLKVINKDILQLHKNPFEKMFKEHLECTISDERDLHAEEEHFEAYDEPTVTRIPSHPSSQGEFIQVHQQIRDKQAHVPLQNDLVEHLWQIMAVT is encoded by the exons ATGGACAATACTACACGATTCATTCTTGATATAATggatgcagaagaagaagaagaagagcagCAGACAAGGATGAGAATGAATGCGGCTTACCTCCATAATCAGcgtgaaaaagaaaattttatctcGTATCATGGTGGTTCCACAATGAATCATCGTGTAATTGATCGTAATAGAGAAGAAGGTCATGTTAGACT TCAACGAACTGATGCTGTGGGAATTCGTGGCATGTCTTCACTTCAGAAAGTGACAGCTGCACTTAGGATGCTTGCATATGGAACAACAGCTGATGCGGTTGATGATTATGTTCGAATTG CAGAGAATGAACAACGAGGCTTTCCTGGAATGTTGGCTAGCATTGATTGTATGCATTGGAAGTGGAAGAATTGTCCAACTGGCTGGCAAGGTATGTACACAGGTCATGTTCATGAACCAACAATTATATTAGAAGCTATAGCTTCAAAAGACTTGTGGATTTGGCATGCTTTTTTCGGATTACCGTGGTCGTTGAATGATATTAATGTGTTAGATCGCTCTCATCTTTTTGAAGAATATGCAGAAGGTAGTGGCCCTGAAGTGAGGTATACTATCAATGGACACGAATATAACATGAGCTATTATCTTGCTGATGGCATATATCCTTCTTGGCTAACTTTTGTCAAAACTATTCCAAAACTCAAGGTTATAAACAAAGATATTTTGCAATTGCACAAGAATCCGTTCGAAAAGATGTTCAAAGAGCATTTGGAGTGTACGATCTCG GATGAAAGGGATTTACATGCCGAGGAAGAACACTTTGAGGCATATGATGAACCAACCGTTACCCGAATACCAAGTCATCCTAGTAGTCAGGGAGAATTCATACAAGTGCACCAGCAGATTCGAGATAAACAAGCTCATGTTCCGTTGCAAAATGATCTTGTTGAACATCTTTGGCAGATCATGGCGGTGACTTGA
- the LOC108204962 gene encoding protein KINASE OF THE OUTER CHLOROPLAST MEMBRANE 1, with amino-acid sequence MAGQVAFNQSPAPSEDFEIVYGDFKVASQAQCSPLIDPSTIKLRHRLGRGPFGDVWLATLHQTAEDYEEYHEVAVKMLHHVKEDSIRTVLDKLAELFFKSRGLKGVCWMYGTSIISGKICIVMKFYEGSVGDKMARLKGGKLSLPDVLRHGIDLAQGIREMHSKEIMVLNLKPCNFLLNENNQSILGDLGIAYVLMGIPLPSSDLTRRLGTPNYMAPEQWEPGTRGPISYETDSWGFACSIVEMLTGTQPWCGMSIDNIYKTVVEKQEKPFIPEGLPSELENVILGCFEYDFRSRPLMSDILNAFKSSQNAISSDERGIGLGSNAILDRSATSGYTEWFLSKDYLQVGDMVRSRKLSNSCKPENMDVPEGSIVGLERDTDRRGFVLVRVHAIHDPVRVHASTLERVTYGLAAGDWVRLKNVDKKHSPVGILHFVHRDGAVGVGLIGVNTLWKGSYSDLEMAETYCVGQFVRVKSNVYSPRFEWPQKRGAEWVTGRICQILPNGCLVVKFPGRLSFGDESSNFLADPAEVEVVSFKNCPGMVKKYQHLEDFHWAVRPLLIALGLFTAMKLGFIVGNKVGGSKVKKDQKLISQEDSRMHMDGKNAIWVPAKMDGQNAGWIPPNVANIIFRDGVSTAST; translated from the exons ATGGCTGGACAAGTAGCTTTCAATCAATCACCTGCTCCTTCTGAGGACTTTGAGATTGTTTATGGTGATTTTAAAGTAGCATCCCAAGCTCAGTGTAGTCCTCTAATTGATCCTTCAACTATAAAACTTAGACATAGACTCGGAAGAGGTCCATTTGGTGATGTTTGGTTAGCAACTCTTCATCAGACAGCTGAAGATTACGAAGAGTATCATGAAGTGGCTGTGAAGATGTTACATCATGTTAAGGAAGATAGCATTAGAACAGTATTAGATAAGCTGGCTGAGTTATTTTTCAAGAGTAGAGGACTAAAGGGTGTTTGTTGGATGTATGGCACTTCAATTATAAGTGGCAAG ATATGTATAGTTATGAAATTCTATGAGGGATCCGTTGGTGACAAGATGGCTCGCCTTAAAGGGGGGAAGCTCTCATTGCCTGATGTTCTGAG GCATGGAATTGATCTGGCTCAGGGAATTAGGGAAATGCATTCGAAAGAGATTATGGTCCTGAACCTTAAACCCTGCAATTTCCTTTTGAATGAAAATAACCAATCAATTTTGGGGGATTTGGGAATTGCATATGTACTTATGGGGATTCCATTGCCGAGTTCAGATCTGACTCGTAGGCTTGGAACACCAAACTATATGGCTCCTGAACAATGGGAACCAGGTACAAGAGGTCCAATATCCTATGAGACAGACTCTTGGGGATTTGCTTGCAGCATTGTTGAGATGCTGACTGGTACACAGCCTTGGTGTGGTATGTCTATTGATAACATATACAAGACTGTAGTTGAAAAGCAAGAAAAGCCGTTCATACCTGAAGGTCTTCCTTCAGAGCTGGAGAATGTTATCCTTGGCTGTTTTGAGTATGACTTCAGGAGCCGTCCATTAATGTCAGATATATTAAATGCTTTCAAAAG CTCGCAGAATGCAATATCTTCCGATGAAAGAGGGATTGGTCTCGGCAGTAATGCAATCTTAGACAGATCAGCTACTTCAGGTTACACTGAGTGGTTCCTTTCAAAAGATTATCTTCAAGTGGGTGATATGGTGCGTTCTAGAAAGCTATCAAACTCTTGCAAGCCTGAGAACATGGATGTCCCGGAAGGGTCTATTGTGGGTTTGGAGCGTGACACTGATCGGAGGGGGTTTGTTTTAGTCAGGGTACATGCTATCCATGACCCTGTAAGAGTTCATGCATCTACACTGGAGCGTGTGACATATGGTTTGGCCGCTGGAGATTGGGTGCGCCTAAAGAACGTAGACAAGAAGCACTCACCGGTGGGCATCCTCCATTTCGTCCATCGTGATGGAGCTGTAGGTGTTGGTTTAATCGGGGTTAATACTTTGTGGAAAGGTAGTTATTCGGACCTTGAGATGGCAGAAACCTATTGTGTTGGTCAGTTTGTAAGGGTGAAGTCAAATGTTTATAGCCCCCGATTTGAATGGCCTCAAAAAAGAGGGGCCGAGTGGGTCACGGGGAGAATTTGTCAAATTCTACCAAATGGGTGCTTAGTTGTAAAGTTTCCTGGTAGATTGTCATTTGGAGATGAGAGCAGTAATTTTTTGGCTGATCCAGCTGAAGTAGAAgttgtttcttttaaaaattgtcCAGGCATGGTGAAAAAGTATCAGCATCTTGAGGATTTTCACTGGGCTGTGAGGCCACTACTTATTGCTTTGGGCCTCTTCACTGCCATGAAGCTAGGGTTTATTGTAGGAAACAAAGTGGGAGGTTCAAAAGTGAAGAAGGACCAGAAGCTCATATCGCAGGAAGACAGTCGTATGCATATGGATGGAAAGAATGCCATATGGGTTCCAGCGAAGATGGATGGCCAGAATGCGGGATGGATTCCTCCTAATGTCGCTAATATAATCTTCAGAGATGGTGTGAGTACTGCTTCCACTTGA